A region of Gammaproteobacteria bacterium DNA encodes the following proteins:
- a CDS encoding Re/Si-specific NAD(P)(+) transhydrogenase subunit alpha: protein MPIKIAVLKETVTDERRVALDPSVVSRLKKMGAEILLETGAGDPAYFTNDSYGDAHLVENATAALKEADILLRVQPPSEAEIAQLKSGTLLISHIYAHQNQALVKALQANNITCMAMELIPRISRAQAMDSLSSQATVAGYKAVLMAASLVPRFFPMLTTAAGTIRPSKVVVIGAGVAGLQAIATARRLGAQVEAYDIRPAAREQVESLGAKMIDTGVNAEGEGGYARELTDEEKQQQADVLAQHLAKADAVISTAAIPGRPAPKIISTAMVDGMKPGAVIVDLAAETGGNCELTEAGKTIHYKSKILHGPLNIASEAPFHASEMYAKNLLNLLTLMIEEGELKIDFDDDVIKGCLLTHEGKITHPPTAALIEGEA from the coding sequence ATGCCAATTAAAATTGCGGTTCTCAAAGAGACCGTTACCGATGAACGCCGCGTCGCACTCGACCCCAGCGTTGTCAGTCGCCTGAAAAAAATGGGCGCTGAAATCCTACTGGAGACCGGTGCCGGTGATCCCGCCTATTTCACCAACGACAGCTACGGCGATGCCCATCTGGTTGAAAACGCCACAGCCGCTCTAAAAGAAGCCGACATCCTACTGCGGGTGCAACCGCCCAGCGAAGCGGAAATCGCTCAGCTAAAAAGCGGCACCCTGCTCATCAGCCACATCTACGCCCATCAAAATCAAGCCTTGGTCAAAGCCCTGCAAGCCAACAACATCACCTGCATGGCGATGGAGCTGATTCCGCGCATCAGCCGCGCCCAAGCGATGGACTCCCTCTCCTCGCAAGCCACCGTCGCCGGTTACAAAGCGGTCTTGATGGCCGCCTCGCTGGTGCCGCGTTTCTTCCCCATGTTGACCACCGCCGCGGGCACCATTCGCCCGAGCAAAGTGGTCGTCATTGGTGCTGGTGTGGCCGGTCTGCAAGCCATCGCCACCGCTCGCCGTCTCGGCGCTCAAGTGGAAGCCTACGACATTCGTCCCGCTGCCCGTGAACAAGTGGAGTCTCTCGGAGCAAAAATGATCGACACTGGGGTCAACGCCGAAGGAGAAGGCGGTTACGCTCGTGAACTGACCGACGAAGAGAAGCAGCAGCAAGCGGACGTGTTGGCGCAGCATCTGGCCAAAGCCGACGCGGTCATCTCCACTGCCGCCATTCCTGGTCGCCCTGCACCCAAAATCATCAGCACAGCGATGGTGGACGGCATGAAACCGGGCGCGGTGATCGTCGATCTGGCGGCCGAAACCGGCGGCAACTGCGAACTGACCGAAGCAGGAAAAACGATCCACTACAAGAGCAAAATTTTGCACGGGCCGTTAAACATCGCCAGCGAAGCGCCGTTTCATGCCTCGGAAATGTACGCCAAGAATTTGCTCAACCTGCTCACTCTGATGATTGAAGAGGGCGAGCTGAAGATTGATTTTGACGACGATGTAATCAAAGGCTGCCTGCTCACCCATGAGGGGAAAATCACTCACCCGCCCACCGCCGCACTGATTGAAGGAGAGGCTTAA
- a CDS encoding NAD(P) transhydrogenase subunit alpha encodes MEGFIALYIFMLAAFTGFEVISKVPVILHTPLMSGTNFVHGIVLVGAMVALGHAEGTLEQTIGFIAVFLAAGNAVGGYVVTERMLEMFTGRKGGK; translated from the coding sequence ATGGAAGGTTTTATCGCACTCTACATCTTTATGCTCGCCGCCTTCACCGGCTTCGAGGTGATCTCTAAAGTCCCAGTGATTCTGCACACCCCGCTGATGTCCGGCACCAACTTCGTCCACGGCATCGTGCTGGTAGGCGCAATGGTTGCCCTCGGTCACGCCGAAGGCACGCTCGAACAGACCATCGGTTTTATCGCCGTCTTTCTGGCCGCCGGTAACGCCGTTGGCGGTTACGTGGTCACGGAACGCATGTTAGAGATGTTCACTGGCCGCAAGGGGGGCAAATAA